Proteins from a single region of Triticum urartu cultivar G1812 unplaced genomic scaffold, Tu2.1 TuUngrouped_contig_10119, whole genome shotgun sequence:
- the LOC125526436 gene encoding uncharacterized protein LOC125526436, producing the protein MDSRRNKIIKTILQEQEEDDELFFLLVPALYASLYEEKHLVHTSSSSGAAKVKEILEGHESWSRVEFRMEHEIFKSIVDYLRRENLLKGTSRVSVEEQLAMFMYMISHNASNQDLQKYFQHSAETIHRKINRIFDLIPTLAQRFIKIPSSLQPHPKIVSNNRYWPYFQNCIGAIDGHIPITIAEDKAPPFRNRKGTLSQNVMVACDFDLNFTFISCGWEGSASDAGVLRSAIRKGFHVPDGKFYLVDGGYANTPSFLAPYRGVRYHLSEFRRRRSSNTGYADHRELFNHTHAILRNHIERSIGVLKKRFPILKVGNHYPIESQIKIPAACAVFHNIIRAQSGDEAWLDHQPPLIPPETYVDVPEGDDVNQYHHNEANNGNTLRDQIAMQMWADYYN; encoded by the exons ATGGATTCTAGGAGAAATAAAATTATTAAGACTATCTtgcaagaacaagaagaagacgaTGAACTATTTTTCCTTTTGGTTCCCGCTTTATATGCTTCCCTTTATGAGGAAAAGCATCTAGTTCACACATCATCTTCATCCGGGGCTGCAAAGGTTAAGGAAATATTAGAAGGCCACGAGAGTTGGTCTAGGGTTGAGTTTCGGATGGAACATGAGATTTTTAAGTCTATCGTGGATTACCTTAGAAGAGAGAATCTATTGAAGGGCACGTCGCGTGTTTCTGTCGAGGAGCAGTTGGCAATGTTCATGTACATGATTTCGCACAATGCTAGTAATCAAGATCTACAAAAATACTTCCAACACAGCGCAGAAACAATTCATAGGAAGATAAACAGGATTTTTGACTtaattccaactctagcccaaaGATTTATAAAGATTCCAAGTTCACTCCAGCCCCATCCGAAGATTGTTTCAAACAATCGCTATTGGCCTTATTTCCAG AACTGCATTGGTGCTATAGATGGACATATCCCCATCACTATTGCTGAAGATAAGGCCCCCCCATTTAGGAATAGGAAAGGAACCCTCTCACAGAATGTCATGGTTGCATGTGATTTTGATCTGAATTTCACATTTATTTCATGTGGGTGGGAAGGGTCTGCATCAGATGCAGGAGTTCTTCGTTCTGCTATTAGAAAGGGGTTTCATGTGCCAGATGGAAAATTTTATCTCGTAGATGGTGGATATGCAAACACGCCTTCTTTTCTTGCACCATATCGAGGAGTTCGGTATCACCTGAGTGAATTTAGGAGGCGGCGCTCATCTAATACGGGCTATGCCGACCATAGGGAGCTGTTCAACCATACCCATGCAATTCTCCGGAACCACATCGAAAGGAGCATTGGTGTTCTAAAAAAACGTTTCCCTATCTTGAAAGTGGGCAATCACTACCCAATAGAGTCACAAATCAAGATTCCGGCGGCATGTGCTGTATTCCATAACATCATTAGAGCTCAAAGTGGTGATGAGGCATGGTTGGATCACCAACCACCTTTAATTCCACCAGAAACATATGTTGATGTTCCAGAGGGAGATGATGTCAACCAATATCATCACAATGAGGCAAACAATGGAAACACTCTTAGAGATCAAATCGCGATGCAAATGTGGGCTGATTATTACAACTAG